The following coding sequences are from one Arcobacter nitrofigilis DSM 7299 window:
- the hddC gene encoding D-glycero-D-manno-heptose 1-phosphate guanosyltransferase, with the protein MEAIILAGGFGTRLQTIVKDVPKPMAPINEKPFLEYIFNYLSKYAIKHIILSVGYKKEIIQEYFKKEFNNIKITYSIEDEPLGTGGAIKKALECVKGNKSFVLNGDTLFNIDLNEFTESSKNNKISIALKEMKNIERYGSIEVNENNTITSFKEKQFFKKAFINGGIYLLYKDIFINYNKDIFSFENFLENNFKNLNAKGILFNDSYFIDIGIPTDYKKAEIDFKELF; encoded by the coding sequence ATGGAAGCTATAATATTAGCAGGTGGATTTGGTACAAGATTACAAACTATAGTAAAAGATGTTCCAAAACCAATGGCACCTATTAACGAAAAACCTTTTCTTGAATATATATTTAATTACTTAAGTAAATATGCTATTAAACATATAATTTTAAGTGTAGGTTATAAAAAAGAAATAATACAAGAATACTTTAAAAAAGAATTTAATAATATCAAAATAACTTACTCAATAGAAGATGAACCACTAGGAACAGGTGGGGCTATTAAAAAAGCTTTAGAATGTGTAAAGGGAAATAAGTCATTTGTATTAAATGGAGATACTCTATTTAACATAGATTTAAATGAATTTACTGAAAGTTCTAAAAATAATAAAATTTCTATTGCATTAAAAGAAATGAAAAATATTGAAAGATATGGTTCTATTGAAGTTAATGAAAACAATACAATAACAAGTTTTAAAGAAAAACAATTTTTTAAGAAAGCTTTTATAAATGGGGGAATATATTTGTTATATAAAGATATATTTATAAATTATAATAAAGATATATTTTCATTTGAGAATTTTTTAGAAAATAACTTTAAGAATTTAAATGCTAAAGGGATATTATTTAATGATTCCTATTTTATAGATATTGGTATTCCTACTGACTATAAAAAAGCAGAAATTGACTTTAAGGAATTGTTTTGA